The window GGGTCACTTTCTTTCCCCTGCTGGGGGCCGTTATTCTCCTTTTCTTGAACAAGGAGAAAAAAGAAACCATCCGTTGGGTCACGCTCATCGTGACCCTGCTGGAATTCGCCTTCTCTCTCCCCCTCTTCTTCCAATTCCGGGTGGACATTCCGACGATGCAGTTTATGGAAAAGGCGGCGTGGATTCCGGACTACGGAATGAGTTATCTCCTGGGGATCGACGGCATTAGTTTGTTCCTGGTGCTGCTGACTACTTTTTTCACTTTTGTCTCCGTGATCGCTTGCTGGAAGGACATCCAGGAAAAGGTCAAGGAGTTCATGATCTGTCTTCTTTTCCTGGAAACCGGGATGATCGGGGTTTTCGTGGCCTTGGATCTTTTCCTCTTCTACGTCTTCTGGGAAGTGATGCTCATCCCCATGTACTTCTTGATCGGGATTTGGGGCAATCCCCAACGCCGGATCTATGCCGCCATCAAGTTCTTCATTTACACCATGGTGGGCAGCGTACTGATGCTCGTGGCCATTTTGGTCCTATACTTCCACAACGCCGCCGCCACCGGAACGTATACTTTTGACCTGCTGCAGCTCTATAAGTTGCAAGTCCCCATCAACGTGCAGTTCTGGTTATTCTTGGCTTTCGGCCTGGCTTTTGCCATCAAAGTACCCATGTTCCCTTTCCATACCTGGTTACCCGATGCCCACACGGAGGCTCCCACGGTGGGCTCTGTTCTTCTGGCCGCGGTTTTATTGAAGATGGGAACCTACGGCTTCCTGCGTTTCAGTATCCCCCTCTTCCCGAATGCCTCCTACCAGTTAGTGCCCCTGGTTTCGATTCTGGCCATCATTGGAATCATTTACGGAGCCCTGGTCTGCCTGGTGCAAAAGGATCTCAAACGTTTGATTGCCTTTTCTTCGGTTTCTCACCTCGG is drawn from Deltaproteobacteria bacterium and contains these coding sequences:
- a CDS encoding NADH-quinone oxidoreductase subunit M; protein product: MSQTDFPLLTWVTFFPLLGAVILLFLNKEKKETIRWVTLIVTLLEFAFSLPLFFQFRVDIPTMQFMEKAAWIPDYGMSYLLGIDGISLFLVLLTTFFTFVSVIACWKDIQEKVKEFMICLLFLETGMIGVFVALDLFLFYVFWEVMLIPMYFLIGIWGNPQRRIYAAIKFFIYTMVGSVLMLVAILVLYFHNAAATGTYTFDLLQLYKLQVPINVQFWLFLAFGLAFAIKVPMFPFHTWLPDAHTEAPTVGSVLLAAVLLKMGTYGFLRFSIPLFPNASYQLVPLVSILAIIGIIYGALVCLVQKDLKRLIAFSSVSHLGFVMLGLFALNLQGIEGGILQMLNHGFSTGALFLLVGMIYERRHTRMIEDFGGLWKQMPVFGAFFIVVTLSSIGLPGLNGFVGEFLILIGTFKSTPVYAVIAATGIILAAAYMLWMYQRVMFGELTKPENKVLKDLSAREVLVLSCITLFIFWIGIYPQTFLSRIEPTVKGYLTQVNTKYQTGLKLQEGDKIRIAQVESQK